The following are from one region of the Takifugu rubripes chromosome 16, fTakRub1.2, whole genome shotgun sequence genome:
- the LOC101075029 gene encoding TATA box-binding protein-like protein 1: MESNNEGELDVIISNVVATFTTGCRLDLHTIGSKGKNVIYKPKQGTVTMQLRKPRITANIWASGKVICIGASSEADAKLGARRIARCLQKLGFGVTFGTFKVVNVMATCSMPFKISLVDFTMMNRFRATYEPELHPAALYTMKEPKATIKAYATGSVTILAPSMGNVAAAVQHVYPLLSECRRPL, translated from the exons ATGGAGTCCAACAATGAGGGAGAACTCGACGTCATAATCAGCAACGTAGTGGCAACTTTCACGACCGGGTGTCGTCTCGACCTGCACACCATCGGCTCTAAAGGAAAGAATGTCATCTATAAACCAAAACAGGGG ACAGTCACGATGCAACTGCGCAAGCCCAGGATAACAGCCAACATCTGGGCTTCTGGAAAGGTGATCTGCATAGGAGCATCAAG TGAGGCTGATGCAAAGCTGGGTGCTCGCAGGATAGCTCGCTGTCTGCAGAAACTGGGCTTTGGG GTGACCTTTGGCACTTTCAAGGTCGTTAACGTGATGGCCACGTGTTCCATGCCATTTAAAATCTCCCTTGTGGACTTTACGATGATGAACCGATTCAGAGCAAC GTATGAACCAGAGCTCCATCCTGCTGCTTTGTACACCATGAAAGAACCCAAGGCTACAATAAAGGCCTACGCTACAGGCAGTGTCACAATTTTAG CACCAAGCATGGGCAACGTGGCCGCAGCTGTTCAGCACGTCTAccctctgctgtcagagtgTCGTAGACCCCTGTGA